From the Juglans microcarpa x Juglans regia isolate MS1-56 chromosome 3D, Jm3101_v1.0, whole genome shotgun sequence genome, the window GTCATACTCTTTGCGCAGCACAGGATCCGACAACGTCCGGTATGCTGCATTCAGTTTGACAAACATCCTCGTCGACTCTTCCTTCATGGGAGGAGGACAAACATCAGGGTGATATCGGAGAGCCATGCTTCTGTAAGCTTTCTTTATCTCGTTGATGCTGGCGTTATTTGGACTCAAAGAAAGGACCTCGTAGAAATTGGCCGCGGTTTCGACGTGATTTTCACCTGCAACTTTGGTACTATTACTAGCTCTGCATGAAACATGAGCAACAAATTGCACCCGAGGCCGTTGCCGTTTACTGGGAAGTACTGGAAGAGAAAGGAAGGGTTTGGAGCCAATGCTATGGCTTGAACTCAGCAAAACATCCATGGCCGTTTCGATTATATTCAAACGTATAATATACGTACGTAGTTGACCAGGGTGTGGTGTGGACTAGCCGATAAAAGCTAAGAATTAAAGCGGTAGGACTAGGCTTGAGTCGTCGATCGTTACATTAATATATAGGGAAGGAGGAATCATGAGTACGTTGATAATTCAAAATGTGTTTACGAAACTTGACGCGTTTTCACCTGGTAAATATCGAGAGTACTTAACTTTGTAATTAGAGGTCATCGTGTGCATGTGGTCAGCGTCAacgtaatatatttttttatttttatttttattttttttaagttgggaTATGAAGACTTTATCTCCAAAGATGGGACAAATATCATTGACCCACAAAGCCACAGGCCTACAaggctatatatattaatggccatcaatgatcaaaatatataatgtaattgctttattttatttttttaaatcttgaagTGTATTTCATGAAATcaagattaatattataataagcataatattttagatttataatcGAACCATTAAATTTGATGGCAAGATTTTGTTCGAGTAATATtaactctattattattattattatttattcttttttaatataatattaaatgattgacaaataaagaaataaaattactatatatgctacattaaaaaatagacaatcgataatatttttatctaaattaataCGTTTAATTAGTACGTGTTAGCATCGAAATCAGGATTTAAGCCGGTTTGGATTGAAAGAGGTGTTGAGATGTTTCAATAGCCTCTGTAAATGTGGTGCATCCCCATTGGGCTAGGTGTTGGGCCGAAAGAAACCTTGATTGAGCATTACTATATTCTAAATCCGTTATCCATTATGATTACAAGCTCGTTACGGCCGGTGCAGATGGGGAGCAAGCTAGCTAGGCATGCATTTGAGTTGATTTGAAGCAAGTAATTGTGAGATTGGGCGAGCCCACTGTTGTAAATACCTCGTactcggagagagagagagagagagagagagagagagagaggggggggggggggggggtgtacgTCAAACAAGACTTCTGatcaaacaaaatgaaaaaaacagcAATGAGGATGGAGAAGAAATTGCTTTGAATTAATCAcgtactataaaaaaaaacggacttttgtgaccagttaatttcagtaaaataattatttataactaaaattaattgtgaataatcttttaattacaataaattagtcacaaaaatctatttttcttgtagtaacgACACCGTTCGGTACGGCCTCATGATCAAGTCTACTGCAGAGGATGcagtacctatatatatatatatatatgatctagcTGCTGGCCTCCTCTTGATATATATTCCATGAAATATCCTCtccaatattataaatttttgtccaatatatatcttaattaaaaaaaaaaaaacgtatgaTACGGTTCATAAATCTTccacttgaaaaatatttttctatttatcttGAAAAAGAACCAATATAAATATGATGAGGAGGGAGGGATCATGAGAGCCTAATTCCTTCCCCGCCAGttaagccatgcatgcaccACACTCGATCAATTCACACttttttctaaactaataaaataaaataatgatcaGTTTTagtttaggcctcgtttgttttcagaaaacatctcatctcatctcatctcacctcatcattataacttttccaaatctccatacaaaataaaataaataattcaacttttcaaatctcaaaacaaaaataatattaaaaaatatattctaacaatattttattcaactttttaactttaatctcaactcatctcatctcaactttaaaaacaaacgagtacttagtttttcaaataaattattaaagaaaataattttacgCATGCATGGCAGTTCGATCGTGACTTGAGACAGCTTCCGCGtacttttcttaattaattaaaacacaCCAAATTTTATAACGAATTTATCGTTGCTTTAATTAATGTTTGTCCTAACGCGagtgattatttttaaaactaaaaaaaaaaaaatttactttataatttcaTCGATCGAATTCAACGGAAAAATcaatagatatatatagtatcaagTGATTTAAAActtgatgaaataattaaaggGTGATGCAACGGAGCCCACACTTCTTACCGATTATTCACCGATTTGCACGtgataatttcaaatattaaaaacaaaacaagaaaaagaaaaagaaagaaagaaagagaggaagagggaAAACTCGTAATATCCATTCTCGCATCCCTCCCCCATTCTGCTCCCAGTTCGTTCGACGCCATCCTTCCGTCCGTGCGGCAGAGATCTTTCTCCGAAGAAGACCTTCGTTCCCAGCTTGCTCCCCTCCCACCTCCCTCACTCACACACGAATCTGAGTTGTAAGTTTtgttttcctctattttttgtttacatTACAGATCAGTTATTCCTAGCTATTGTTGTGTCttagatgttaaaataatgaaatattttagtgGTTACTTTTCTGAATGTTAAGGTTATCCTATTGTAGATCATCTCGGTGTCTCCTCTCAAATCCTTTCCTTTCATTGAAGAAGGCATTTCTTCCTCGGTCCCTATGGCTTCCTCTCCAATTTTACTTTTCTTGTAGTTCTTCTCAGCGAACAAACAAGTTGTcacgaaataaataaaattagaaggaaaaaaaatccaaacagaTTCATGAACTCAACAAGCGGCCACGAtcgaaataaaatgagaaaaaaaaaaaaacaaacaaacttaaAGATCCAAACAGAAGTCAAACTATTCAGACCAAACAGAAACCCAGGTTCAACGGACTAAATAGAAATTCAAATTCACAAACTCTTCAGAACAATCTTGcaagaaaatctaaaatagagaaatgaaatttagagagagaaatatacAGAATAATTTCAGTGGAGCGAGAGGGGATGGAGAGAGGCGTGCAAGGGGGAAGGAGTTACGAAGGGAATCTagctagtttttctttttaaatactttatacgggccattaaaaaaacaacatgTGGCATCGGTCAAGTATGGCTGAAATATGTCGGTCGttctagcatttttcataattaaaatatgagtGACTTGAAAAGtcgatgaaaattttaaaaacctaATCCTTCTaaactttcttaattataaattagtaacGTGATGAGTAgtaccagagagagagagacagagagagagagatcaagacATGAAGGTTCGATCCtaagttttttaatttccaaccgacacacacacacatatagataTATCATGCGTCACCATCAATCATACAACTAGCTATAGGACTCGCACGATGGAATATTAATTCTGGCCACGGCCTTTTGCATCATATATGGGTTTTCTTCCTGGACCACCAAAATTAACAGACATGCATGCAGTACCTAAAGTAAAACCAAAAAGACGGAGATTTAAAGCTAGCTTCatgagattaattaattaattaattaattggaacTACTGCGCAAACTTCATGTCCTTCTCCTTTATATATAGCTTCCATTTCAGGTAAATATTATAATGTAGCATGGCAATGATGGCATGGGATCGATGGATGCATCTGCATTGATCAATGATCATTAACATGATGGCCAGAACTCTGCCTTCTTCACCTTTGAGATGCTCTCCAGGACTCCAACTGGTGAAACGTGTCCCATCACCGTCACTCTCTTTGTCTCTACGTCTATACTGAACGATGTAACCCCTGCTAATAAATCAGTTCAGTTTAAAGCTGGGGAATTAAGAAGAAACAAATGCAAGTCATGTACGTACGCGTACATGTTAGTTCagatcatataatatatgtaaaaataatatatatatatatatgtatgcatgttacgTACTCGATCGATGATCCAACGGAATTAAGAAATCAATTAGGAGTACGTAGTAAATATCTGGCTAATTAACTAGCTAGTTAGCTAGGCATGCTCCAGCTGCCTGCCGCGCGGTACATGTCGGTCGAGGACCTTGATCACGTGCTTTTGGGTGGGGCATGCAAGGGTGACGAGTTCAATAATTTCTAATTCTTGAACACTCTTCGTGGCCGGCCCACGCTTTTAATTAATGTTGCGTGGTGATGTTGCAGATGATAAACAAAACAGAATAGTTTGGTAGAACAGACTTTTTTCAGGGAAAAAAAAGCAGATCGAGTTACCACTCATCATGTCTTAGATCGaattataaagatatatatgttATCGTGAATTTTATGTTCGGTTTTTAATTCCCTCGATCGACCAACAGTACATTAGGAGGtcgccatatatatatatatatattacaagaaaattatttatttgtagttaGTTAATTCCAGcaaaataactatttacaattaaaataagtcTGTTGTGATCACAAATGATCtttttattacaattaaatggtcacaaaatttcatttttcttgtactgatatctatatatatctatctatataatTGTCTTGAACATCTTTAGTTGATAAAAATCATTAATAGGCTAAACGTTAATAAAAATTAGGCGGAATACTCGATCCTATACACTAAATATTatgaaaacacacacacacacatatatattttatataatatatatatatatatatcggaaCGTAATGTAAATAATAGTACTGCGGCCTGCATGCAGTTGGAAATTAAGCAgcttagttaattaattaataccttCCATTTTGGACAGATGCTTCTTAACTTTGCCAGCACAGCCTTGACAATGAATTGATACACGCATCACAACAACCTGACGAAAACAACATATGATGTGAAAACCCTATCGAACCCGATGAAAATCACATCATGTGCATGATATGATCAAAGCCAAATCTCATAttaatggatatatatatataggaaccCCACCGGTTCTTAGGATCGATAGCTCCgcattattatatgtatatagtacttctcaaaatatatagcaacaatattattatatatatataagattaattataatgtaaaaagttaaatagacaataattttaattactttttgaaGATTTTAGAACATGATAACTTGAAACATAAATAGAaccaaatatacatatattgagATCATACATGAGTACTAGATGACGCAAATTAACcttacgatatatatatatatatatatatatgtccatgCATTCTAAGATACGGTCAAATGTTAATATTGTAAATGGATCATAACGTAAGACCATGCAATGTCTTAGCCACTTGTTCATATTTAATTGAATTGATCAGCCATTGGAGATATTTTGCTCCACCCTCCATGATGGGAAAAGGGATGAAAAGTTCTTGGATTGTAGTTTGTGGGAAAAACGGGGATGGTCGGTCGGTCGTAGgttgagattttgaaattgaCCAAAGCAGctagaagggaaagaaatgcaGAAGTCATGATCATTAGCATCTTTGGACCCTCGGCATGCAtgcccaatatatatatatatatacacactgcTTTTTGCCCTTAATTTTACGTTTTCAGGGTTTGATCTTTCTAAATGAGTAAAACCAAGACCAAAAAAACAGCACTGGATAAGGTTGTGGATCCGGATCAATCTGACCTGGAAGACATGGTCCGAGGGAGCCAATGAAGAATGTTTCTGTACTAGGGCCTTTGCCTGATGATCGTGGTCCGTTTCTTGTACTCCACCTCGTTTTATGCGTGGCACAGACTCCGATGATCTCTTATTACCCAGAACGAGCCCAGGGGACAGATCAACATGAAGCTTAGAGTAGTACTTGGCATTTTTGATTAACCGTTTATTGTCATTCAGAGTTCTCCCAGACCTTCTGGGCACTATCACCGAGCGAGAATCGCTGGCCATGCACACTGCAGTTGCTGCCGGAGACTGGCACATGAAGCCTCTCGTCTTCTTGGATGTCATCATACTGATCATGGCTCGAGGAGGAGATCAAATTAGGAAGATCAGGTATATTTGACAGTACGTTTGGTGAtcatcagctagctagctaggaaggCAACATGTAATAATTaggatagaatattattattgtctaGCTGAAGGTGAAAGACAGCATAAAATGGGAGAAAACATGCTGTCTTTATGATTTAGCTAACAGTAGGAAGCCTGGTATTCTTGGTAGTGTTATCCGTACTGTGTAATAATAATATCCCTATATTGTTTTGAATGTGTTCACCCATCCTGTCTTTGTCTGGTTAATGCATGCTGGGATGTCGACTTACTTTTTAGCCCTTCTTCAAACCGGAATCATGACCCATGCATTAGCCCGGTCGATCAAACCTTTCAGATAGAGTTATCTTATGACTTGTCTTGTAAAACAAACTTATAATACCTAGTCTAACCTTAATCCTCCCTTTAACTTCGAAAAATCAAAATGGCAATAATACGAAAAGATGTAGAGGATACGAGGTTACTTTTGTCCTGAAATATATAGTCGCTAAAAAGTTCTGGCCCCTGGGCATACATGCTAGCTAATACGTGGTTGAAAGAATAGCAAAAGTCTACTTGGACAGTTGGACAGATCAAAAGGTAGGGTCAGAAAGAGTGTGTAATTGAAGTAGCGGATGGCCGAGTGCAGTAAATGAGGTTGCAGAAGGCATGCAAGACTGTCATCACAGAGTTTGTACGTAATTCATGCCCATATTTCCAGCCCGATTCTTGGGATATTCATTCTGATCATGCTCTGTAAGTTCTGATCGAATCACTTCGATCTGATATTCGCGTATAGTACTCTTCGATTAATCTATCTAAATTGGATCAGCATGAGATATAGGATGAAAGGTAAACATTCTATAAAATCTAAGTAACTAACACAGTACTGCCCGATGCATTGACCTAGCTATGCAATAATACGTACGTACAGCCTCTTCCCTAACTAGCCGATAAGTCCATCATGAGTACAACTACTACATAACTAGTTTGCCAGAGAGGGTGTGGTCTTGAACATTATCAGTCCCACCGATCTTTATTATAAGTTCCATGCATGAATGCAATTCCAACACAAAACGGACAACACGAAGGTCTCAGGACCACTCTGCCAAAAAACCTACCTTGCGTCCGTGCCCCCGCATTAACTGAATAAATCTACCACTTCTGCAACCACAATAGTATTTCAGTAGTGCCGATCATTGGCTTTAGATCACTACGTGATCAAAGCTTCCAGCTTAGGTAGGTACGTACTGTAGGGGTGCTACCAGCGTCATACGATGCGGGATAGCCTCCTCCCTACCTCTCCGGCACATGTCTGTAAGTAAACAAAGAGGAGGATAAATGGCACTGACGTGCAGAGAGAATTGCACATGAAAGTTCCTAAGTGAAAATCATGCTCTGTTATTGCATTGTGGAGAATATAAAGTATTGCTTCTTTATACATGAGTTTCCTAACAGAGTAAGATTCTTCCTAAAATTAGAATACAGCtcattttaaaagtatttccaagaaaaaaataataacaacaaataaacaaatacaaGTAATTCATCATTTATCCAAATAGACTAAGTTGTCTGGGTGACTTACAAAAGCTGGAAGGGGAGAGCATGCTACAACTTGACCATGGGCTTTGCTATCTTGAGGTTGGGCTTGTGTAGCTGGATTTTGGGCTTCACATTCATTATCTAATAgccccccgcaagatggagagtaaagATTTACTACTCCCATCTTGGATAGGTGCAACTGTAGTAGATGGGCAAACAATGTTTTGGTGAAAATGTCTATCAATTGAGCTTGTAAGGGAACATGAGAGGTGATGATACTACCTTCTTGAATTTTATCTCAGACGAGATGGCAGTCTAACTCTGTGTGTTTGGTTCTTTCGTGAAAGACTGGATTGGCGGTGATGTGTAAAGCCACTTGATTGTCACAATAGAGCATGGCACCTTATGGATGTGAAACCTGCAAGTCAGCAAGTAAAAATCTTATTCAAGTAAGTTCAAAGCATGTGGATGCCATGGAATAATACTCAGCTTCAGCAGAGGAGCGAGAGATCACTGTTTGTTTCTTTGACTTCCAAGAAACAAtacattttcaaagaaaaatacaataacCTATGACGGATCAACGTGTGTTGCGGCATGATGCCCAATTTGAATCACAATAGGCACTTAGTTGTAACTGAGAGGTGGAGGGCAGTAAAATTCCTTGACCAGGTGCTGTCTTGAGATATCTAAGAAGCTTGTGAGTTGTGGCCAACTGTGAAGAAGTGGAGTAGTCCATGAAAGTGCTTAAAAGCTGGATAGTGTAGCTTATATCGAGTCTTGTAAGTGTGAGGTACAATAGCTGCCCAGCCAGTCTTCTATAAGGGCCGAGATCTGAAAGGGGCTGCCCTGAATCCTTACTCAACTTGAAATTTTGTTCAAGGGGCAGTTTAAGTGGCTTACATCCAAGGGAACATGAATCTAAAAGTATGTCTAATGCATACTTTCTTTGACATAAATGTATTCCTTTAGAGGATCTTGCAACCTCAAAACCAAGAAAGTAACGCAAGCAACCAAGATCTTTTATCTTCAAATGAATGTGCAGAAAAGTTTTAGAGAAGTAATGGACTATGAACAATTACTAGCCATAATAATGTCGTCAACATACACTAATAAAGCAATAAAAGAGGTGCCATCCGCTTTAGTGAGGAGACTATAGTCAGCTTTAGATTGCTTGAATCCAAAAGcaatgagagaagaagaaaacttgGAGTGCCATTGTCTTGAAACTTTTTAAGGTCATAGAGGCTCTTAACTAATTTGCACACTTGGTGGGGGTTCTCCTTTAGTTTAGCCTGGGATttttctcatataaattttCTCGTCTAAATCAGCATGTAGAAATGTGTTATATACATCAAATTGATATAAGGACCAGCCTTGGATTACTGCCACAGGTAATATGACCCAAACAGTTACTAATTTGGCAACCGGAGAGAAGGTTTATGCGTAGTCTATGCCTTCTTGTTGCGTAAACCCTTTAGCAACAAGTTTGGCTTTTAGCCTCTCAATGGACCCATTagagttgaatttaattttgtagacATACTTGCAATCAATGACTTGTTTTCCAGGAGGTAAATCAGTGAGAATCCAAGTGTGGTTTTGTTCTAAGgcatttaattcaattttctaACTTGGCACCAACTGGGATGTTTCATGGCTTGCTTATAGGTGACTGGTTCAGATGTAGTGGAAATAGATGCTGAAAAAGCACTAAAAGAGGGAGTAAATTTCTGATAAAAGAGATAATGAGCAAGAGGATGAGAAGTACCCGTGAATTTTATGCAAGACTTGGACAAAGATTGAGCTGGTTCGTGAAGGGAAGCTTGCTTGCAGTGAAAGTCTTGCAAGTATTGAGGTGCTCTCCTAAGTCTAGTGGATCTGCCAGGTGGGGGGATAGGAGGGGAACCAGAAATTGGAGGAATAGGAGAGGGGGTCTAGTCGGGAAAGTAAATCAGCTTGTGAAGTGGGTGAAGGGGGGACATCTGGAGGTGCATGTGAGGGAGGGTCAGGAAAGGAGTTTGGTAAAGATTTAGTAAAGACCAGATTTGGATGGTTAGTGATGGAAGGAGTGAGGGGGGAATTGAATGGAAATGAAATATTGATTCATGAAACACGACGTCCCTAGAAATGAAAGTAGTTCTTGTTTCAAGATCAAAGAGTTTGTATCCCTTAATACCAAAGGGATacccaagaaaaatacatatgcAACCACGAGAATCAAATTTTTTCCTACCTTGAGAGGGGTAGAAGCAAAGTATAGTGAGccaaaaattttcatatgaGTATAAGTTGGTTTAGAATTGAATGAAAACTCATAtggtgttttattttgaaggagTGGGCTCGAGGTCCTATTTATTAAATAGGTGGCTGTTAAAACATAGTCATTCCaatattcaattggaagacCAGCTTGAAATTTTAAAGCTCGAGCCACATTTAACAAGTGCTGATGTTTTCTTTCTACAATCACATTTTGTTGCGGGTGGCAACACAACTTTTATGGTGAATGATGCCATTGTTGTTGAAAAATTCAGTCATTTGAAATTCCCCCTCGTTGTCACTTCTTAGGGTTTTGATTTTAAGATTGAATTGAGTCTAAATAAAATTGTAGAAAGATTTAATGCATTTTCTAGTTTCAGATTTACTATGAAGAAGGTGTAACCATGTAGTTTTAGTAAAATCATCCACTattgtcaaaaaatatttggacCCATCATATGCAATTGTTGAGCAAGGGCCCCATAAATCGCAATGTATTATTTCAAAAGGAGAAGATGTTATATGTTGACTAGTAGGAAATGGTAATTGATTTAACTTAGCCATTGGACAAATGTAACAAGGCTTAGTATTAATGGAAGAGATATGGTTCTTTACAATCAAACTAAGACAAAGAAAATATAGATGACCTAGGTGACAATGCCAAAGGTTGGTAACACCAGCATTGTTCAAAACAGAAGCTGAAATAGTGAAATGAGGTGTCAAAAATTGTGAAAGTGTTGTGGCTAGACGTGAAGGAGAAATTTCAGTTTGTAGCAAGTGGTAAAGGCCATCCTTCACTTCACCATTCTCAATCGTTATCCAAGAGAGAATGTCCTGAATAAAGCACaaatcagaaaagaaaatgagacagCAAGTGAGTGAAGTAGCAAGTTTCTTAGCGAAAAGGAGATTAAAGGTGAATGATGAAACACATAGAACATCTGTGAGGCAAATGGAAGCTGTGACCTGAACATTACCGATGTGTGAGACATGTACTTCAGTtccatttgataattttatagTGTGGGAGATAAGTGATGTGGCAGAAGTGAACAAAGGGGGACAATAGACCATGTGGTCTGTTGCGCCCGTGTCTATGATCCAAGGAAAGGTACTAGATTGTAATGCATGGTGTGTGTGAGTGGATAATGAAAGAGATATACCAGCAAAGTTGGAATGAGTGGAAGGCATGGACTGAATATGGTTAGCAGAGTGTTGAGCAGCAATGCAATACTCCCTTGGCTGAAGCAAAGCCATTAGTTGCTGAAATTATACCTTAGTTAAACCCACTTTGTTGTCACTGGTCTCCTCAAGTTGTGATGGGGAAGATTGAAGGATTGAGCAGCAAAAGTCGTAGGGTTAGGAGCCTTGTTGAAAAATTTATGACCCGTGGGATAACCATGTAATTTATAGCATTTATCTATTATATGACTAGACAAATGGCAGTGAGAACAGAAAGGGGCCTCGACATTGCTAGCCTTAAAACAGGTATCAAGTGTATGACCCATAATTTTGTAGCAAGTGCAAAAGGGTTTGTCTCTCTTTTGGTTAGGCCGtgtttgggatgaaattttgtgAGAGGAAAAGGGTTTCTTAATGGCAAGAGCCATTGAGTCAG encodes:
- the LOC121255504 gene encoding chaperone protein dnaJ 20, chloroplastic-like, which translates into the protein MDVLLSSSHSIGSKPFLSLPVLPSKRQRPRVQFVAHVSCRASNSTKVAGENHVETAANFYEVLSLSPNNASINEIKKAYRSMALRYHPDVCPPPMKEESTRMFVKLNAAYRTLSDPVLRKEYDCELLYLRSFGRTLKNMGINDDDLHGTRSRWQEQILELRKRSNFRMAGKEVDSWGSRIRAQNNKED
- the LOC121255506 gene encoding heavy metal-associated isoprenylated plant protein 35-like isoform X1, coding for MISMMTSKKTRGFMCQSPAATAVCMASDSRSVIVPRRSGRTLNDNKRLIKNAKYYSKLHVDLSPGLVLGNKRSSESVPRIKRGGVQETDHDHQAKALVQKHSSLAPSDHVFQVVVMRVSIHCQGCAGKVKKHLSKMEAGVTSFSIDVETKRVTVMGHVSPVGVLESISKVKKAEFWPSC
- the LOC121255506 gene encoding heavy metal-associated isoprenylated plant protein 35-like isoform X2, with protein sequence MISMMTSKKTRGFMCQSPAATAVCMASDSRSVIVPRRSGRTLNDNKRLIKNAKYYSKLHVDLSPGLVLGNKRSSESVPRIKRGGVQETDHDHQAKALVQKHSSLAPSDHVFQVVVMRVSIHCQGCAGKVKKHLSKMEGVTSFSIDVETKRVTVMGHVSPVGVLESISKVKKAEFWPSC